One genomic window of Panulirus ornatus isolate Po-2019 chromosome 14, ASM3632096v1, whole genome shotgun sequence includes the following:
- the LOC139753521 gene encoding methionine aminopeptidase 1D, mitochondrial-like has protein sequence MTTEYIDILVHNKVIESGAYPSPLNYLGFPKSVCTSVNNVACHGIPDDRQLVDGDIVSVDVTVFCNGHHGDCCETYLVGNVDEAGQHLTQTARKCRDEAIALCAPGIPFAAVGAKVEDIAEGEGVTVVPCFVGRGIGKCFRGPPDIYRCRGLSQPPGQMPLHEKTFTQWILSTLLVYLMTPATLSLSKEV, from the coding sequence ATGACAACAGAATATATTGATATTCTTGTTCATAATAAGGTCATTGAGAGTGGAGCATACCCATCACCACTGAATTATTTAGGCTTCCCCAAGAGTGTTTGCACCAGTGTCAATAATGTTGCCTGCCATGGTATACCAGATGACAGGCAGCTGGTGGATGGAGATATTGTGTCTGTAGATGTCACGGTGTTCTGCAATGGTCATCATGGAGATTGCTGTGAGACATACCTCGTTGGTAATGTTGATGAAGCAGGCCAGCATTTAACACAGACAGCAAGAAAGTGTCGAGATGAAGCTATTGCACTATGTGCACCGGGAATTCCATTTGCTGCTGTTGGTGCCAAAGTAGAAGATATTGCTGAGGGTGAAGGAGTGACTGTGGTGCCTTGCTTCGTTGGCCGTGGTATTGGAAAGTGCTTTCGTGGCCCACCAGACATTTATCGCTGTCGTGGACTCAGCCAGCCGCCAGGACAGATGCCGTTGCATGAGAAAACCTTTACCCAGTGGATACTCTCTACACTGCTCGTATATTTAATGACACCAGCGACCTTATCGCTTTccaaggaagtctag